A single window of Xiphophorus hellerii strain 12219 chromosome 12, Xiphophorus_hellerii-4.1, whole genome shotgun sequence DNA harbors:
- the ankrd39 gene encoding ankyrin repeat domain-containing protein 39 — protein MSDRHHCSCCSHPVSSPSVHQTLHEMDFERGIWSAALDGDLQRVRLLVQKGTDPNMKDSAGYTALHYGSRSGHLAVCTFLLESGACPSPQTPGGATPLHRAAYCGHPDVVRLLLQSGADPTLCDDDGANPLHKAAEQGHAKVCQLLLERCPALCSQGNKKLQLPYQLTQQGDLQEILKPPRS, from the exons ATGTCTGACAGGCACCACTGTTCATGTTGCTCCCACCCCGTCTCCTCCCCCAGTGTTCATCAGACTCTGCATGAAATGGATTTTGAAAGAG GTATCTGGTCAGCTGCCCTGGATGGAGACCTGCAGAGAGTCAGGCTCCTTGTCCAGAAGGGGACTGACCCGAACATGAAAGATTCAGCTGGGTACACAGCTCTG CACTACGGGAGCCGTAGCGGACATCTTGCCGTGTGCACGTTTCTCCTCGAGAGCGGCGCGTGTCCGTCCCCTCAGACTCCGGGCGGGGCCACTCCGCTCCATCGAGCAGCGTACTGCGGTCATCCGGACGTGGTTCGGCTCCTTCTGCAAAGCGGTGCAGATCCCACCCTCTGTGATGACGATGGTGCGAATCCTTTGCACAAG GCTGCAGAACAGGGCCACGCCAAAGTGTGCCAGCTGCTTCTCGAGCGTTGCCCGGCACTCTGCAGCCAGGGGAACAAGAAGCTCCAGCTGCCCTACCAGCTGACACAGCAGGGAGATCTGCAGGAGATCCTCAAACCACCCCGGTCATAA